In the Leptotrichia sp. oral taxon 847 genome, one interval contains:
- a CDS encoding polyphenol oxidase family protein, protein MFIEKENHYYIEEFEKLGVKAIYTKKNAGNMSDYCPIENQIEGIQKENRKKLLEQFGFENKKSVMAFQTHSANVFVIDENTTKYYYEKECDIDGFLTKRKDIVIFTFYADCLPIFVYDKKNKVIGVWHSGWPGTFKEMMKSGLDKMRKTYKIDPKDVLMGLGIGIQQKHYEVGIEFYEKFSDKFGEKNELIKKSFNWNEKTGKYHFDNTKFNEIMALKLGILKENLVVSNEDTFDPKFHSYRREGKLSGRATAMISFI, encoded by the coding sequence ATGTTTATAGAAAAAGAAAATCATTACTACATAGAGGAATTTGAAAAATTGGGAGTAAAGGCAATTTATACAAAAAAGAATGCTGGAAATATGTCAGATTACTGTCCCATTGAAAATCAAATTGAAGGAATTCAAAAAGAAAATAGAAAAAAATTATTAGAGCAGTTTGGATTTGAAAATAAGAAGTCTGTTATGGCGTTTCAAACGCATTCTGCAAATGTTTTTGTGATTGATGAAAATACAACAAAATATTATTATGAAAAGGAGTGCGACATTGATGGATTTCTCACAAAAAGAAAAGATATTGTCATTTTCACTTTTTATGCGGATTGTCTTCCAATTTTTGTGTATGACAAAAAAAATAAGGTGATTGGAGTGTGGCACTCAGGCTGGCCTGGAACATTTAAAGAGATGATGAAAAGTGGACTTGACAAAATGAGAAAAACTTACAAAATTGATCCAAAAGATGTCTTAATGGGACTTGGAATTGGAATACAACAAAAACATTATGAAGTTGGTATAGAATTTTATGAAAAATTTTCAGACAAATTTGGAGAAAAAAATGAACTTATAAAAAAATCTTTTAACTGGAACGAAAAAACTGGAAAATATCATTTTGACAACACGAAATTTAATGAAATTATGGCACTAAAACTGGGGATTTTAAAAGAAAATCTAGTCGTGTCAAATGAAGATACTTTTGATCCAAAATTTCATTCCTACAGAAGAGAAGGCAAACTAAGCGGAAGAGCTACCGCTATGATTAGTTTTATTTAA
- a CDS encoding polyprenyl synthetase family protein: MLKDYLKEKKEIVEKNLQKKLQNYKFPNKLSEAMNYAVMNGGKRLRPILMYMMCDLFHKSYESVEDIATALEFIHCYSLVHDDLPAMDNDMYRRGKLTTHIKYNEPVAILVGDVLLTEAFNIATHSKKINDKNKVKIISKLSEYSGFYGMVGGQFEDVEMERRLKDKTENNVNLSEHIEKNKKMLEYIHAHKTGKLLTAAIELPLIALEVEEPKKEKLVEYSKLIGLAFQIKDDILDIEGDFINTGKKSNDIENGKITYPSLFGLNKSKEMLNECLNKASKIIEDNFGGNKLLLELTQYFGNREK, translated from the coding sequence ATGTTAAAAGATTATTTAAAAGAAAAAAAAGAAATTGTGGAAAAAAATTTGCAAAAAAAATTGCAAAATTATAAATTTCCAAATAAATTGTCTGAAGCGATGAATTATGCTGTGATGAACGGTGGAAAAAGGCTTCGTCCCATTCTTATGTATATGATGTGCGATTTATTTCATAAAAGTTATGAAAGCGTGGAAGACATCGCAACTGCACTTGAATTTATTCACTGCTATTCACTTGTGCATGACGACCTACCTGCTATGGACAACGACATGTATCGCCGTGGAAAATTGACAACTCACATAAAATACAATGAGCCAGTGGCTATTCTAGTTGGCGATGTACTTTTGACGGAGGCGTTTAACATCGCTACTCATTCCAAGAAAATTAACGACAAAAATAAAGTGAAAATAATTTCAAAATTATCGGAATACTCAGGGTTTTATGGAATGGTTGGTGGACAATTTGAAGATGTGGAAATGGAAAGAAGATTAAAAGACAAAACAGAAAATAATGTCAACTTAAGTGAACATATTGAAAAAAATAAAAAAATGCTGGAATATATTCACGCGCACAAAACAGGTAAACTACTTACTGCCGCAATTGAGTTGCCATTAATTGCACTTGAAGTAGAAGAACCAAAAAAAGAAAAATTAGTGGAATATTCAAAATTAATTGGACTTGCTTTTCAAATAAAAGATGATATTTTGGACATTGAAGGAGATTTTATAAATACTGGAAAAAAATCAAATGATATAGAAAACGGTAAAATAACCTATCCAAGCCTTTTTGGCTTAAACAAAAGTAAGGAAATGTTAAACGAATGTCTAAATAAAGCAAGTAAAATTATCGAAGATAATTTTGGTGGAAACAAACTACTTTTAGAACTTACACAGTATTTTGGAAACAGAGAAAAATAA
- the xseB gene encoding exodeoxyribonuclease VII small subunit, translating to MAAKKQTYEENIEQIDKILEKLESEDLSLDDSIAEYEKAIKLIKDSEKLLEIGEGKVLKVLEKNGKVETEDLD from the coding sequence ATGGCAGCAAAAAAACAAACTTATGAAGAGAATATCGAGCAAATTGACAAAATTTTAGAAAAATTGGAAAGTGAAGACTTATCGCTGGACGACTCAATTGCGGAATATGAAAAAGCGATAAAACTTATAAAAGATTCAGAAAAGTTACTGGAAATAGGCGAAGGAAAAGTATTAAAAGTTTTGGAAAAAAATGGAAAAGTGGAAACCGAAGATTTAGATTAG
- the rsmD gene encoding 16S rRNA (guanine(966)-N(2))-methyltransferase RsmD: MRIVAGKLKNRKIYSREGRDTRPTLERIKEAIFSILGKQIDGAKFLDLYSGTGNIAIEALSRGAKRAVMIEKDKDALRVIIENINNLDLAESCRAYKNDVFRAIEILGRKNEKFDIIFLDPPYKENISTKTIEKIFEYKILDENGIIISEHGVYEKMPEKIEKFVKYDERDYNKKIVSFYSYE; encoded by the coding sequence ATGAGAATTGTTGCAGGAAAGTTAAAAAATAGAAAAATCTATTCAAGGGAAGGAAGAGACACAAGACCGACGTTGGAACGAATAAAAGAAGCGATATTTAGCATACTTGGAAAACAAATTGACGGCGCAAAATTCTTAGATCTATATTCTGGGACTGGAAATATTGCGATAGAAGCGCTCAGCCGTGGAGCTAAAAGAGCAGTAATGATAGAAAAAGACAAAGATGCACTAAGAGTAATTATCGAAAACATAAATAATTTAGATTTGGCAGAAAGTTGTAGAGCCTATAAAAACGATGTTTTCAGAGCAATAGAGATACTTGGCAGAAAAAATGAAAAATTTGACATAATCTTTTTAGATCCCCCATACAAAGAAAATATTTCGACAAAAACGATTGAAAAAATCTTTGAGTACAAAATACTTGATGAGAACGGAATTATAATTTCAGAACACGGAGTTTATGAAAAGATGCCAGAAAAAATAGAAAAATTTGTAAAATATGACGAAAGAGATTACAATAAAAAAATCGTCAGTTTTTACAGTTATGAATAA
- a CDS encoding tRNA1(Val) (adenine(37)-N6)-methyltransferase, producing MKKNGEKTITSIKDLKIIQRNDFQNFTLDSVLISDFVKINRKTKKILDIGTGCGIISILLAKRSKAKITGIELQEIMVEIAKENVKNNGFNGQISIVNEDIKNYKKIFSYAEFDVIVTNPPYFEFKGEISQINNLEQLAYARHNVNLTLEEIIKISADLLKNMGSFFIVFRCERLIEIMELLKKYSLEPKKMKTCYTKWNGHAKICMIEAIKGANKGLCIEMPIFVYDKNGKKDEYIEKLYK from the coding sequence ATGAAAAAAAATGGAGAAAAAACGATAACATCAATTAAAGATTTAAAAATTATTCAAAGAAACGACTTTCAAAATTTCACTTTAGATTCCGTCTTAATTTCTGACTTTGTAAAAATTAATAGGAAAACCAAAAAAATACTTGACATCGGAACTGGCTGCGGCATTATCTCAATTCTTTTGGCAAAACGCTCAAAAGCAAAAATTACAGGAATTGAATTACAGGAAATAATGGTTGAAATTGCTAAGGAAAATGTGAAAAATAACGGTTTTAACGGTCAAATTTCAATTGTAAATGAAGACATAAAAAATTACAAGAAAATTTTTTCTTACGCTGAATTTGACGTAATAGTTACAAATCCGCCGTATTTTGAATTTAAAGGCGAAATCTCTCAAATTAATAATTTGGAGCAATTAGCCTATGCTCGCCACAATGTAAATTTGACACTTGAAGAAATCATAAAAATTTCAGCAGATTTACTAAAAAATATGGGAAGTTTTTTTATCGTTTTTCGATGTGAACGGCTAATTGAAATTATGGAACTTCTAAAAAAATATAGTTTAGAACCTAAAAAGATGAAAACCTGTTATACAAAATGGAATGGACACGCTAAAATTTGCATGATTGAAGCCATTAAAGGCGCAAATAAAGGACTTTGCATTGAAATGCCCATTTTTGTCTATGATAAAAATGGGAAAAAGGACGAATACATTGAAAAGCTTTATAAATAA
- a CDS encoding MarR family transcriptional regulator: protein MYNKMENLLDQFYKTYYKIEEINLNQVIKCLTTTELHVIEAIGQDKITMNELSEKLGITMGTASIAINKLNEKQFIERIRSDEDRRKVFVKLSKKGEMALNYHGNFHSTILEKITENISEKELKAFVKTFETIVNNLEEVKKDIQPESILTFKEGDTVQVSSIKGSVAIRKYLNEKGVLIKSLIKIINIDKFLITMLVDGDEKILNVEDAENIMVRKNSL from the coding sequence ATGTATAATAAAATGGAAAATTTATTGGATCAATTTTATAAAACGTATTATAAAATTGAAGAAATTAATTTGAATCAAGTTATCAAATGTCTTACTACAACTGAATTGCACGTGATAGAAGCCATTGGACAAGATAAAATAACAATGAATGAACTATCTGAAAAACTTGGAATTACGATGGGAACAGCATCAATTGCCATAAATAAATTAAATGAAAAACAATTCATTGAGCGTATCCGCTCTGACGAAGACAGAAGAAAAGTTTTTGTAAAACTTTCCAAAAAAGGAGAAATGGCACTAAATTATCACGGTAATTTTCATTCAACTATCTTAGAAAAAATTACAGAAAATATTTCGGAAAAAGAATTAAAAGCATTTGTTAAAACTTTTGAAACTATCGTTAATAATTTGGAAGAAGTAAAAAAAGATATTCAGCCAGAGTCAATTTTGACTTTTAAGGAGGGGGATACAGTTCAAGTTTCCTCAATTAAAGGCAGTGTTGCTATTAGAAAATATTTGAACGAAAAAGGAGTTTTGATAAAATCACTCATAAAAATTATAAATATTGACAAATTTTTGATTACGATGTTAGTTGATGGAGATGAAAAAATTTTAAATGTAGAAGATGCAGAAAATATAATGGTTAGAAAAAATTCCTTGTAA
- the rpe gene encoding ribulose-phosphate 3-epimerase codes for MGKKIIVAPSLLAADFSNLKKEIQEVENFGADFLHLDVMDGNFVPNISFGTPVLKAIRPHTSLVFDVHLMVEDPCHLIHLFKDCADIITVHAESTKHLNRTIQLIKSMEKKVGVALNPSTPLDVLKYDLNNIDMVLIMTVNPGFGGQKFIPEMLTKIKELRKLAPKIDIEVDGGINNETGKLAVEAGANILVAGSYIFSGDYQNKINSLKL; via the coding sequence ATGGGAAAAAAGATAATTGTTGCACCTTCTCTATTAGCAGCGGATTTTAGTAATCTAAAAAAAGAAATTCAGGAAGTTGAAAATTTTGGAGCTGACTTTCTTCATCTCGACGTTATGGATGGAAACTTTGTACCAAATATTAGTTTTGGCACACCTGTTTTAAAAGCGATAAGACCTCACACAAGCCTTGTTTTTGATGTTCATTTGATGGTTGAAGATCCTTGTCATCTAATTCATTTATTCAAAGACTGTGCAGATATTATTACTGTTCACGCAGAAAGTACAAAACATTTAAATAGAACCATTCAACTAATAAAGTCTATGGAAAAAAAGGTAGGAGTAGCTCTTAACCCATCGACTCCACTAGATGTTTTAAAATATGATTTAAATAACATCGACATGGTGCTAATTATGACGGTAAATCCTGGTTTTGGCGGACAAAAATTTATCCCAGAAATGCTTACTAAAATAAAAGAATTGAGAAAATTAGCTCCAAAAATTGACATTGAAGTGGACGGCGGAATAAATAATGAAACTGGAAAACTTGCAGTAGAAGCTGGTGCAAACATATTAGTTGCTGGCTCTTACATCTTTAGTGGAGATTACCAAAATAAAATTAACTCATTAAAATTATAA
- the rsgA gene encoding ribosome small subunit-dependent GTPase A, with amino-acid sequence MKGKVIRKIKGFYYIVDKDAKNLEENNIYECKLRGSLKVKNNKMNCIIGDVVEFDENEKVITKIFERKNYLIRPLISNIDFIGILFAIKNPKFDFTNFQKMLLNANYQNIPCILILSKIDLVSENELNQFLDDFEKIFKNTICVFPISIKENLGIQELKNYINKKSIVISGPSGSGKSTLINSLIGEKILTTNDISQKTKKGRHTTTESRFFMTNENSYIIDTPGFSTLDFPKLKNKKELELLFPEFLQFLQNCKFRDCIHTNEPFCAIKENVQNHKIHKKRYDFYLYSLENIKIK; translated from the coding sequence ATAAAAGGAAAAGTTATCAGAAAAATTAAAGGTTTTTACTATATCGTGGATAAAGATGCGAAAAATTTGGAAGAAAATAACATTTACGAATGTAAATTGCGAGGTAGCCTAAAAGTAAAAAACAACAAAATGAACTGTATTATTGGAGATGTCGTAGAATTTGACGAAAATGAAAAAGTTATAACTAAAATTTTTGAGAGAAAAAATTATTTGATTAGGCCACTAATTTCAAATATAGATTTTATCGGTATTTTATTTGCAATTAAAAATCCAAAGTTTGATTTTACTAACTTTCAAAAAATGTTATTAAACGCAAATTATCAAAATATTCCGTGTATTTTGATTTTATCAAAAATTGACTTGGTTTCTGAAAATGAACTAAATCAGTTTTTAGACGATTTTGAGAAAATTTTTAAAAATACGATTTGTGTGTTTCCAATTTCCATAAAAGAAAATTTAGGAATTCAAGAATTGAAGAATTATATAAATAAAAAGTCTATCGTAATTTCTGGACCATCTGGATCAGGAAAATCCACACTTATAAATTCTTTGATAGGTGAAAAAATACTTACAACAAATGACATCAGTCAAAAAACAAAAAAAGGACGCCACACGACCACTGAAAGTAGATTTTTTATGACAAACGAAAATTCTTACATAATTGATACACCGGGATTTTCTACACTTGATTTTCCAAAATTAAAAAATAAAAAGGAATTGGAGCTACTGTTTCCAGAGTTCCTACAATTTTTACAAAATTGCAAATTTCGTGATTGCATTCACACAAATGAGCCTTTTTGTGCGATTAAAGAAAATGTACAAAACCATAAAATTCATAAAAAACGATATGACTTTTACCTTTATTCACTGGAAAATATAAAAATCAAATAA
- a CDS encoding PASTA domain-containing protein — MATTKKLNPGKVTRFVIVMICLVTLGIFGRGVFERHFFNTRMTVIPNVTNLNEKEAIKYLKEAGLKVKVIHSKTEKVPLNVVHNQDPRPGKKVKVNRVIKIWVNNGQNQVVPNIIGLELLEARSKLKGQNIQIETIDYYPSNQKYNTILGVYPKPGTKLEINQKISILVSSQQMIDPSVMPNLIGLDLNDARELAKQVGINIQNVSYTSDQTLPLNTIISTNPAAGARIQHGQNVSVVINTVSRARKRQTTEEIINNSKSDINKNGIEKAIDDTINKIDNSETENKGTNTNTTNSGSSGGSNSNSSGHSSSQGNNSSSQQSPPQNEDGE; from the coding sequence ATGGCAACAACAAAAAAATTAAATCCCGGTAAAGTAACAAGATTTGTTATTGTGATGATTTGTTTAGTAACGCTAGGAATTTTTGGACGAGGTGTGTTTGAAAGACATTTTTTTAACACTCGTATGACTGTTATTCCGAATGTTACTAACCTGAATGAAAAAGAAGCTATTAAATATTTGAAAGAAGCTGGTCTAAAGGTCAAAGTTATTCATTCAAAAACTGAAAAAGTACCGCTAAACGTGGTTCACAATCAGGATCCGCGTCCTGGAAAAAAAGTTAAGGTGAATAGAGTTATAAAAATTTGGGTAAATAATGGACAAAATCAAGTTGTGCCAAATATAATTGGACTTGAACTTTTGGAAGCACGTTCAAAATTAAAAGGACAAAATATTCAAATTGAAACTATTGACTATTATCCGTCAAACCAAAAATATAACACAATTTTGGGAGTTTATCCAAAGCCTGGAACAAAACTTGAAATTAATCAAAAAATTTCAATACTTGTATCTTCTCAGCAAATGATAGATCCGTCTGTAATGCCAAATTTAATCGGACTTGATTTGAACGACGCAAGAGAGCTTGCTAAACAAGTGGGAATAAATATTCAAAATGTATCTTACACAAGTGATCAGACATTGCCACTAAACACTATTATTTCCACAAATCCTGCAGCTGGAGCTAGAATTCAGCATGGACAAAATGTATCTGTTGTCATAAATACAGTTTCCCGTGCTAGAAAACGTCAAACAACTGAGGAAATCATAAATAATTCAAAAAGTGATATCAACAAAAATGGAATAGAAAAAGCAATTGACGACACAATTAACAAAATTGACAACAGCGAAACAGAAAATAAAGGTACAAACACTAATACAACAAACAGTGGAAGTAGCGGAGGAAGTAACTCAAATTCTTCAGGTCATTCTTCTTCGCAAGGAAATAATTCAAGCAGTCAGCAATCACCGCCACAAAATGAGGATGGTGAGTAA